AATATATATGTACCCTAAACAAGGGAAAAAGAGCTATACTGGGGAATTAGCAAATCATTTATCTTTTAGGCGGCTAGACGATTTTCATATTTCGCTCTAGTATTTTACATTAACAGGTCCTCCATCATTTTGACTGGACCACCTGTCCAGGCAGAAGGAAAAACATAACAAAGTTGGCTGATGCTCTCGATTATAAATAGATCTCTATGCCTCCTTACCAATATAATGTGCGCTtacatataaatgtatatatatacatataaagaCAAATATCGGCTagtacttttatttatttttgtgcaaaatgcgccattaaattgtataaatagaTCTTTGAAAAGCGCACAGGGCGCTGAGTCAACGAGTGCCTCGAACATTAACCTCATTAGAGGATCGAGAAATAATTTTCGATTCTTGTGCGCGGAGGCTTTCCACTGTCCggttttattatgtttatcGGGAGTGGTCTATGGCCACCAGAAACCCTGACAATGAACcgaagaaataaattatttttcattcaatttaaaaGCCAATAAAGTATGCGTACGAAACGGATTTTGACAAATGCTTGAAATTTaacttcaatttcaattattcagaaagcattttttttttcaaaatgtctAGTTTTCGGGAGATGCGTTTCGatgatttattcaaaattaattctttagtTTTCGATGCACAAACCGAGGTTTATAGCTTGACCTTGTTTATCAAGCATTTGCTGGAATTTTCAGGACTTACACAGATTGCTGAGGCTCCTGATAGCAGACGAATTGGCTATATATTTGGTTACCTGGCTGAGCATAATAAAGAACCATATACCCATGTGGCCTCATTGACTGTATCTGCGGAATATCGACGCATTGGTCTGGCCACCGCATTAATGGACTGCTTTTTTCTGAAGTCCGATCACAAAGGATCTTCTTTTGTCAACCTCTTTATGCGAGCCGGCAATGAGGCTGCCCATCGACTGTACTGTTCCTTGGGCTATGCTCATTGCAAAACTTTAATCGACTACTACGCGGATCGCCCGGAACCAGAGAATGCCTACGAGATGATAAAGTACATACCCCGCTCCATGGAGGTTTAATACGAAGAACTTCCGCGGTGCCAACACCATGTGTTTTCAGTATAGATTTTAGTTTCTTTCAAACTAAACAGCtaattaaagaaattcaatTGAGGTGAATTTTAAGGAAAGATCAGTTTCCGTTGACGCACAGAGGCTATTGGTACAGAGCTATTGGTACGAAATtagacaaaatatttaatagggCGAACCTCAGTAGTATGAAAAAGCGATTAGGGCCACTTATTACTCATACGTAGTGTTGCCATTTTACTTtggcttttgcaaaaaaaggTTAGAGCTCTCATAACgaaattattaagaaataaattaatatgcaTGCAATTATAAATTGGTATTTAAAGTCTATCAAAAACTTTAGCCTCAAGAGAGCTACCATTTGTAACGTTCCCTTAACTAAGGTCCACCCTAATGTTCACAGTGCATATATTTTCCGCCAAACGCATTGATGTTCGTCTCCTTTGCCAAACAAATCCAATTGCAAATTTCCGTTTCGAGATGGTCAAGGCTTTCGTTGTTGTCTTTTTTATTAGCTACATTTttcaaagcaaacaaattagaatatatatataaatataaagtgtagtCTGGTCGGGGCATGTGTCTAAAGCACACGCGCAATGA
This genomic stretch from Drosophila gunungcola strain Sukarami unplaced genomic scaffold, Dgunungcola_SK_2 000001F, whole genome shotgun sequence harbors:
- the LOC128262120 gene encoding N-alpha-acetyltransferase 20 — its product is MSSFREMRFDDLFKINSLVFDAQTEVYSLTLFIKHLLEFSGLTQIAEAPDSRRIGYIFGYLAEHNKEPYTHVASLTVSAEYRRIGLATALMDCFFLKSDHKGSSFVNLFMRAGNEAAHRLYCSLGYAHCKTLIDYYADRPEPENAYEMIKYIPRSMEV